One region of Suncus etruscus isolate mSunEtr1 chromosome 5, mSunEtr1.pri.cur, whole genome shotgun sequence genomic DNA includes:
- the NR4A2 gene encoding nuclear receptor subfamily 4 group A member 2 — MPCVQAQYGSSPQGASPASQSYSYHSSGEYSSDFLTPEFVKFSMDLTNTEITATTSLPSFSTFMDNYSTGYDVKPPCLYQMPLSGQQSSIKVEDIQMHNYQQHSHLPPQSEEMMPHSGSVYYKPSSPPTPTTPGFQVQHSPMWDDPGSLHNFHQNYVATTHMIEQRKTPVSRLSLFSFKQSPPGTPVSSCQMRFDGPLHVPMNPEPAGSHHVVDGQTFAVPNPIRKPASMGFPGLQIGHASQLLDTQVPSPPSRGSPSNEGLCAVCGDNAACQHYGVRTCEGCKGFFKRTVQKNAKYVCLANKNCPVDKRRRNRCQYCRFQKCLAVGMVKEVVRTDSLKGRRGRLPSKPKSPQEPSPPSPPVSLISALVRAHVDSNPAMTSLDYSRFQANPDYQMSGDDTQHIQQFYDLLTGSMEIIRGWAEKIPGFADLPKADQDLLFESAFLELFVLRLAYRSNPVEGKLIFCNGVVLHRLQCVRGFGEWIDSIVEFSSNLQNMNIDISAFSCIAALAMITERHGLKEPKRVEELQNKIVNCLKDHVTFNNGGLNRPNYLSKLLGKLPELRTLCTQGLQRIFYLKLEDLVPPPAIIDKLFLDTLPF; from the exons ATGCCTTGTGTACAGGCGCAGTATGGGTCCTCGCCTCAAGGAGCCAGCCCCGCTTCTCAGAGCTACAGTTACCACTCTTCGGGAGAATACAGCTCCGATTTCTTAACTCCAGAGTTTGTCAAGTTTAGCATGGACCTCACCAACACTGAAATCACTGCCACCACTTCTCTCCCCAGCTTCAGTACCTTTATGGACAACTACAGCACAGGCTACGACGTCAAGCCACCTTGCTTGTACCAAATGCCCCTGTCCGGACAGCAGTCCTCCATTAAGGTAGAAGACATTCAGATGCACAACTACCAGCAGCACAGCCACCTGCCCCCTCAGTCCGAGGAGATGATGCCGCACTCCGGGTCGGTTTACTACAAGCCCTCCTCGCCCCCGACGCCCACCACCCCGGGCTTCCAGGTGCAGCACAGCCCCATGTGGGACGACCCAGGCTCCCTCCACAACTTCCACCAGAACTACGTGGCCACCACGCATATGATCGAGCAGAGGAAAACGCCCGTCTCCCgcctctccctcttctcctttAAGCAGTCGCCCCCTGGTACCCCCGTGTCCAGCTGCCAGATGCGTTTCGACGGGCCCCTGCACGTCCCCATGAACCCAGAGCCGGCGGGCAGCCACCACGTGGTGGACGGGCAGACCTTCGCGGTGCCCAACCCCATCCGGAAGCCTGCATCGATGGGCTTTCCAGGCCTGCAGATAGGCCACGCATCGCAGCTGCTCGACACGCAGGTGCCCTCGCCTCCGTCGCGGGGCTCGCCCTCCAACGAGGGGCTGTGCGCTGTGTGCGGTGACAACGCAGCCTGCCAGCACTATGGCGTGCGCACCTGTGAGGGCTGCAAAGGTTTCTTTAAG CGCACAGTGCAAAAAAATGCGAAATATGTGTGTTTAGCAAATAAAAACTGCCCCGTGGACAAGCGGCGCCGGAATCGCTGTCAGTACTGCAGATTTCAGAAGTGCTTGGCTGTGGGGATGGTCAAAGAAG TGGTTCGCACAGATAGTTTAAAAGGTCGGAGAGGTCGTTTGCCCTCAAAACCGAAGAGCCCACAGGAGCCCTCTCCCCCCTCGCCCCCGGTGAGCCTCATCAGCGCCCTGGTCAGGGCCCATGTCGACTCCAACCCAGCTATGACCAGTCTGGACTATTCCAGG TTCCAGGCGAACCCAGACTATCAGATGAGTGGAGATGACACCCAGCATATCCAGCAATTCTATGATCTCCTGACTGGCTCCATGGAGATCATCAGGGGATGGGCAGAAAAGATCCCGGGTTTCGCCGACCTGCCTAAAGCTGATCAAGACCTGCTTTTTGAGTCGGCTTTCTTAGAACTTTTTGTTCTGCGATTAGCATACAG GTCCAACCCAGTGGAGGGTAAACTCATCTTTTGCAATGGGGTGGTCTTGCACAGGTTGCAATGCGTTCGTGGCTTTGGGGAATGGATTGATTCCATTGTTGAATTCTCCTCCAACTTGCAGAATATGAACATCGACATTTCTGCCTTCTCCTGCATTGCTGCCCTGGCTATGATCACAG AGAGACATGGGCTCAAGGAACCCAAAAGAGTGGAAGAGCTGCAGAACAAGATTGTAAATTGTCTCAAAGATCACGTGACTTTCAAtaatgggggattgaaccgccccAACTATTTGTCCAAACTCTTGGGGAAGCTCCCAGAACTCCGTACCCTTTGCACACAGGGGCTACAGCGCATTTTCTACCTGAAACTGGAAGATTTGGTACCACCACCAGCAATAATTGACAAACTTTTCCTGGACACTTTACCTTTCTAA